The segment GTTGAAGACCATGCCGAAACTCCTCCGTACGGTCAAAAAATTCCGTCTAAACTTACTGAACAAATTCGCAAACGCATCGGAGAACTTACCATAAACGTGGGCATAAATGTAGAACTGAGAACAGCCGAAAATAAAGCGGAGTATATTGAAATAACCATACTTCCTTCTGCCTCTACGATTGCCTCAACAACCGATGGTCAGTATTACATCCGCATTGCCGACCATTGCAAACCTGTTTTACCCGATGACCTCACACGTCTTTTTACCGATAAACCTGCCTTTCAGTGGGAAACCAAAGTGGTTGGCAAAAACTATTGGAACACCTGCGACAAAAATAAACTCACCCGATTTTTAAACGATATTCAACAATCGCAAAGGGTGTCTGATTTTGTAAAACAAAAATCAGAAGAAGAACTTTTAAATCACTATCAATTTATTGATTTCGATGGAAATCTCACCAATTTAGGTATTCTGTGGATTGGTACACAGCAACAACGGGCCCGCCTGCTTTATGCTCCTGTGGTTCAATTTATTAAGTATAATGAACGGGACGAAAAGGTTCGCAAAGAAGTGTGGGACGATTTTTCGCTCAATCCCAAAGAACTCATTGAAGCTATCTGGAACACTTTACCCGAGTGGAAAGAAGGCATTGAAATTTCGGAAGGCATTCTGGGAAGACGCATCATTTATCACTACAACGAAAATGTAGTAAGAGAACTGCTTGCCAATGCTTTGGTACACCGCCCATACTCAACACGGGGTGATATTTTCATTAACCTGTTTCCCGACAGGCTCGAAGTTCATAACCCGGGGCTCCTTCCATTGGGTGTTACACCACAAAATATTTTGCATCAATCGGTAAAACGAAACGAGCATCTCTCAAAAGTGTTTTATGACCTGGGACTAATGGAACGCGAAGGCAGCGGTTACGATAAAATCTACGAAATTCAGGTTTCAGAAGCAAAACCCCTGCCCGAAGTTGAAGAAGGCAACGACCGTGTTACTGTTACATTGTACAATCAAATCAAACGACCTGATATTATTAACCTTATTGAAAATCTTAAAAAACAATTCCACCTTACCCAAAAAGAAATTATCTGCATGGGTATTATTGCTCAATACCAATCCATTTTGGCTACCGAATTCTCCCGGCTGATACAATCGCAGAATGACAAACAAATTAAAAACTGGCTTGGCAGTTTATTGGATTATCAAATCATCAAAACCAAAGGCAGAACCAAAGGCACCGAGTATTTTGTGAATCCTAAAATCTTGAAAGGAACGCCTTTAGCCATTACAAAACTTAATAAAATTGAGATACATCGCTTAAAAGAACTCATCTTAACCGATTTACACGATTTTGGTAGAAGTAAGTTAAATGAAATACATGAACGAATTGGTAAAGAAATACCTGAAAGAAAAATCAGAAAAGCAATAAATGAATTAATTGCTGAAAATAAAATTACGACTCAAGGCAGCAGAAAATTCAGAACGTATTCACTTAATTCATCATTAAACAAAAATGAAGGGAAATAATGCTTCGTTAATTAAACAATTTTGTTCAATAAAATTACATTTTATTGATTATCAATCTGTTTTATTTGACAAAACAGGGGGAAATAATCAGCCGTTTTTTTTGATTTTGTCAAACAAAAATAAACAACATGCTGATATTCAGACACTTTTATTTGACAAAACCCGGGGAAATCCTGAGCTGTTTTTTACAATTTTGAAAAATAAAACCATAAAAGCAGGCATAATCAATCCGTATAACGCATGAACGATTATAATTCCAGCAAAAAAACCGATAAACCTGCCCTTATCCCCCGCCTCCGTTTCCCAGAATTCCAAAATAGTGGAGAGTGGGAAGTAGAAGAGGTAGGGAACATATTTGAAGTAACAAGAGGTTACGTCCTTCCAATGAATTTAGTCAGTGATGAACAAAGTGAAAGCAATCCCTTTCCTGTATATTCATCTCAAACAAAGAATAACGGACTAGCTGGATACTACAAAGATTTTTTGTATGAAGACGCGATAACTTGGACTACAGATGGAGCTAATGCCGGAGATGTGAATTTTCGAAAGGGTAAGTTTTACTGCACAAATGTTTGTGGCGTATTAATAAATAAAAATGGGTATTCAAATCACTGTGTTGCTGCAATTATAAATTCTGTGGCTAAAAAGTACG is part of the Sphingobacteriales bacterium genome and harbors:
- a CDS encoding transcriptional regulator, yielding MTESEKADKKSLRLFLNANPDWRALAQDCVCFANAKGGKILIGVEDHAETPPYGQKIPSKLTEQIRKRIGELTINVGINVELRTAENKAEYIEITILPSASTIASTTDGQYYIRIADHCKPVLPDDLTRLFTDKPAFQWETKVVGKNYWNTCDKNKLTRFLNDIQQSQRVSDFVKQKSEEELLNHYQFIDFDGNLTNLGILWIGTQQQRARLLYAPVVQFIKYNERDEKVRKEVWDDFSLNPKELIEAIWNTLPEWKEGIEISEGILGRRIIYHYNENVVRELLANALVHRPYSTRGDIFINLFPDRLEVHNPGLLPLGVTPQNILHQSVKRNEHLSKVFYDLGLMEREGSGYDKIYEIQVSEAKPLPEVEEGNDRVTVTLYNQIKRPDIINLIENLKKQFHLTQKEIICMGIIAQYQSILATEFSRLIQSQNDKQIKNWLGSLLDYQIIKTKGRTKGTEYFVNPKILKGTPLAITKLNKIEIHRLKELILTDLHDFGRSKLNEIHERIGKEIPERKIRKAINELIAENKITTQGSRKFRTYSLNSSLNKNEGK